In Quercus robur chromosome 11, dhQueRobu3.1, whole genome shotgun sequence, the following proteins share a genomic window:
- the LOC126705375 gene encoding protein ROH1-like, translating into MPSTDNQGSSSPSAPIGRSIWSLRREQVNSIDVNHESSALESELELFQKQVTDRFHGLSAVSADELLSIVWIRKLLDVFVSCQEEFRVILLNNKASVSKPPLDRSVAEFFERSVKALDICNAIRDGIEKIRLWQKHLEIILCSLESGQRALGEGQFRRARKALMDLALTMLDEKDSGSVFSHRNRSFGRYNTKHHHQSSGGSSGGHSRSHSWSVSRTWSAAKQLQSIANNLIPPRGNEIVATSGLVVPVFTISSVLMFVLWVLVAAIPCQDRSLNIHFSFPRQFSWGTPLHLLYERIIEESKKRERRNSNGLLKEIYQVERCARHMTDLVEAVQFPLAEEQKMEVEQEVQELSLICEAFKNGLDPLERQVREVFHRIMKCRNEGLEFLGKTNSLE; encoded by the coding sequence ATGCCCTCTACTGATAATCAAGGTTCTTCATCGCCTTCGGCACCAATTGGCCGTTCAATTTGGAGTCTAAGGCGAGAACAGGTTAATTCCATTGATGTTAATCATGAGTCTAGTGCCCTGGAATCAGAGCTTGAATTGTTCCAAAAACAAGTTACAGACCGTTTCCATGGCTTGTCAGCTGTTAGTGCTGATGAGTTGCTCTCAATTGTGTGGATTAGGAAGCTTTTGGATGTGTTTGTTAGCTGCCAGGAGGAATTCAGGGTTATTCTACTGAACAACAAAGCATCAGTCTCTAAACCACCTTTGGACCGATCGGTTGCTGAATTCTTTGAAAGGAGTGTGAAGGCACTTGATATCTGTAATGCAATTCGTGATGGGATTGAGAAGATTCGACTGTGGCAGAAGCATTTGGAGATTATTTTGTGTTCTTTGGAATCTGGCCAGAGGGCATTGGGTGAAGGCCAGTTCCGTCGAGCAAGAAAGGCTTTGATGGATCTGGCACTTACAATGCTTGATGAGAAAGACTCTGGGTCAGTGTTTTCGCACAGGAACAGGTCATTTGGGCGTTATAACACTAAGCATCATCATCAGTCCTCAGGGGGGTCCTCAGGGGGGCATTCTCGTTCTCATTCATGGAGTGTGTCTCGTACTTGGTCTGCAGCTAAGCAACTGCAGTCAATTGCAAACAACTTGATCCCGCCTCGTGGGAATGAGATTGTGGCTACTAGTGGGCTTGTAGTCCCTGTTTTTACCATCAGCTCTGTTCTTATGTTCGTTTTGTGGGTTCTTGTTGCTGCAATTCCATGTCAAGATCGGAGTCTcaatattcatttttcattcCCACGGCAATTCTCTTGGGGCACTCCACTGCACTTGCTTTATGAGCGCATCATAGAGGAATCTAAGAAGCGAGAGCGCCGGAACTCTAATGGGTTATTGAAGGAGATTTATCAGGTTGAGAGATGTGCACGCCACATGACTGACTTGGTAGAAGCAGTTCAGTTTCCATTGGCAGAGGAACAGAAAATGGAAGTTGAGCAGGAGGTGCAGGAGTTGTCACTAATTTGTGAAGCTTTTAAAAATGGATTGGATCCGTTGGAGCGCCAAGTGAGGGAAGTGTTTCACAGGATTATGAAATGCCGGAATGAGGGTCTCGAATTCTTGGGTAAAACAAACAGTCTGGAGTAA